The window CGATCAGAATCCCCGTCGCCAACCGCACGCGACTCGTCGCACCCGCAATCGCCGCGAGAACGGTCATCGGCTCGAGCCACGGTGTTTCGATCGGCAGCGGAAAGGCACCCCACTCGTACCGTTGTGTCTGGTCGCTCATGACGACGTGATCGGGCAGGACCACGCTGTCGACGCCGGCCTCCTCCGCCAACTGCGCGACTTTCACCACGCCGTGAAGCTCGCCTTGCGGGAAGAACGGGCCGTAACTTGGAATGCCGAGGGCCAACGTCGGAAGCGTCATGGAGTTCCTCTATCATTCCGAAATCGACTTCGTCATGCTCCCGCCATGACCAAGCTCGGCCTCGTGCTCCACCGCCCCCCGACCCTGCCACGCGAGGCGTTCCGGCAGGAATACGAATCGAGCGCCCCGCAGGCGGACCAGCACTCGATCCACCTTCCGCTTGAGACCGATGCACTGCGCGCGGATGCCTTAGGCCAGAAGCCGCAGCGGGCCCGATGCGACGCGCTCAGCTTCCAGTGGTTCGCGGATCCGAAGGCCACTCCCGCGACGCCCCCGAGCGCGGTCGCCCGAGCAGACACGTACCGGCTCGAAGAGGTCGTCCACTGGGACCGCCTGGGCGAACGTCCCGCCGGCACGACGTCGCCCGGGATCAAGATGGTCGCGTTCGTACGGCGCCTGCCGGAACTCTCTTCTAGCGAGTTTCGCGAGCGTTACCTCGAGCACGCCGAGATCGCGCGAGAGCACCACCCCGGCATCGCCCGTTACGTCCAGAACTTCGTCATCAAGCCCCTCTCCCCGGACGCGCCGCAGGTCGACGGCATCGCCGAGCTCCATTTCGCGACCGAAGCCGACCTGACGACCCGGTTCTACAAGGAAGACGCGAGCGTGAAGGTCGTCGGTGCGGACGTCGTGCGCTTCATGACGATGC of the Candidatus Binatia bacterium genome contains:
- a CDS encoding EthD domain-containing protein, encoding MTKLGLVLHRPPTLPREAFRQEYESSAPQADQHSIHLPLETDALRADALGQKPQRARCDALSFQWFADPKATPATPPSAVARADTYRLEEVVHWDRLGERPAGTTSPGIKMVAFVRRLPELSSSEFRERYLEHAEIAREHHPGIARYVQNFVIKPLSPDAPQVDGIAELHFATEADLTTRFYKEDASVKVVGADVVRFMTMRGSWSILATERVLR